One genomic window of Quercus robur chromosome 6, dhQueRobu3.1, whole genome shotgun sequence includes the following:
- the LOC126689941 gene encoding uncharacterized protein LOC126689941, with translation MQEPRKDVSLRLPTGTIHVILAALGRTRSFPSRVLSVARLSAEDRERESKRSKKGSSLILGFLDEDKRGTIEPHDDVLVVTLRIGGFDVRRVLVDPGSAVEVMYPDLYKGLNLRPEDLTAYDSPLISFEGKTVVPKGQIRLPIQTGSEVIEVDFIVVDAYSPYAAIVASPWIHALVVISSTLHQKGYHQIPLALEDQEKTAFMTPIGNYHYKVMPFGLMNAGSTYQRMMTKMFELQLGKVIEVYIDDMVVKSKVVSEHMKNLEIIFGILREHKLRLNASKCSFRVGSGKFLGYMVTHRGIEVSPDQIKAINSLQTPRNPKEVQKLTGMIAALNRFISRSADRCRPFYLLINKWKGFEWSEDCVLAFQQLKEYLSRPPIMSSPEADEVLFAYIAVAPHAVSLVLIRDDNGIQRPVYYVSKSLHETEVRYLPLEKAILVVVHATRKLPHYFQAHMIIVLTQLPLRSVLRSADYTGRIAMWSALLSAFDIKYMPRSSVKGQVLADLVVEFAEPSVETITPKENMDGKSIGVLSYEQRSRVRGLASRNDDGSKIGRKGNGSVLGLQIGRWPSDGSGNAHADSLATLAMSSAHDLPRMILVEDLCQTSSTGRDTTRIHQIRKSPSWMDPIMNFLKDDMLPEGKLEAEKIRRNAPRFWLSEDHKLYRRSYSGPYLLCIHPEESESLLEELHEGICGSHTGGRSLAYRALTQGYW, from the exons ATGCAAGAGCCTCGAAAAGATGTATCATTAAGACTTCCCACGGGGACGATACACGTCATCCTCGCCGCTCTAGGAAGAACCAGGTCATTTCCTTCCAGGGTGCTGTCTGTGGCTCGACTCTCCGCCGAGGATAGGGAAAGAGAatctaaaaggtctaaaaagggaagctctttaaTATTGGGATTCTTAGACGAGGATAAAAGGGGAACTATCGAACCTCATGACGATGTCTTAGTGGTTACGCTGAGAATCGGGGGTTTCGATGTGAGGAGGGTATTGGTAGACCCGGGCAGCGCAGTAgaggtaatgtaccctgatctatacaaggggctgaacttaaGACCGGAGGATTTAACGGCTTATGACTCTCCCCTTATCAGCTTCGAAGGGAAGACTGTTGTACCAAAAGGGCAGATCAGATTACCCATACAGACCGGGTCAGAGGTGATAGAGGTGGACTTTATCGTGGTCGATGCTTACTCGCCCTACGCAGCGATAGTAGCCAGTCCATGGATCCATGCCCTAGTGGTCATATCTTCTACGCTTCATCAAAAG ggctatcatcagataccactGGCACTAGAGGATCAGGAGAAAACGGCGTTCATGACACCCAtcggaaactaccactataaggtgatgcctttcggaCTAATGAACGCagggtcaacctaccaaaggatgatgaccaaaaTGTTCGAACTTCAGCTAGGCAAGGttattgaagtctacatagacgatatggtggtaaaaagcaaggTAGTATCCGAGCACATGAAAAACCTGGAGATCATCTTTGGCATCTTAAGGGAACATAAGTTGCGgctcaatgcttccaagtgttcatttAGGGTCGgatctgggaaattcctaggctaTATGGTAACTCACAGAGGAATAGAGGTAAGCCCAGATCAAATCAAGGCGATTAATAgcctacagactcctcggaatCCGAAAGAAGTGCAGAAACTCACTGGCATGATCGCAGCGTTgaaccggttcatatcacgatctgCAGACCGATGCCGACCTTTCTACCTCTtaataaataagtggaaagggtttgagtggtcggaggattgtgtcCTGGCCTTCCAGCAACTCAAAGAATACTTGTcgcgaccacccatcatgtctagccctgaggCGGACGAGGTACTGTTTGCATACATAGCAGTAGCCCCTCATGCTGTAAGTTTGGTACTAATACGGGATGACAATGGAATACAGCGACCAGTGTACTATGTAagtaaatcattacatgagACTGAAGTGCGCTACTTACCATTGGAGAAAGCAATTCTGGTGGTGGTGCATGCTACGCGAAAactccctcattactttcaggcacaCATGATCATTGTTCTAACCCAGCTTCCCCTTCGATCGGTGCTACGAAGCGCCGATTACACGGGAAGAATCGCCATGTGGAGCGCGCTCTTGAGTGCTTTTGACATTAAATACATGCCTAGGTCCTCTGTAAAGGGTCAAGTCCTCGCGGATCTAGTCGTAGAATTCGCTGAGCCTTCTGTGGAAACAATAACACCAAAggaaaacatggatggaaaatcg ATTGGGGTTCTCAGCtacgaacaacgaagccgagtacGAGGCCTTGCTTCAAGGAATGATGATGGTTCAAAAATTGGGCGGAAAGGCAATGGAAGCGTTCTCGGACTCCAAATTGGTCGTTggccaagtgatgg AAGTGGGAACGCACATGCGGattcgctggccactcttgccatgTCCTCTGCACATGATCTGCCacgaatgatccttgttgagGATTTATGCCAGACAAGTTCAACCGGAAGAGACACAACCCGGATCCATCAGATTAGAAagagtcccagctggatggatcctataaTGAACTTCCTCAAAGACGATATGTTACCAGAAGGAAAACtagaggccgagaagatacggaggaatgctcctcggttctggttgTCAGAAGACCACAAGCTATACCGGCGTTCCTATTCTGGCCCATACCTATTATGTATACACCCAGAGGAATCCGAGTCCTTGCTCGAAGAACTACAtgaggggatttgtggaagtcacacaggAGGAAGATCACTGGCGTatagggcactcacccaagggtaTTGGTAG